In the genome of Dioscorea cayenensis subsp. rotundata cultivar TDr96_F1 chromosome 1, TDr96_F1_v2_PseudoChromosome.rev07_lg8_w22 25.fasta, whole genome shotgun sequence, one region contains:
- the LOC120261114 gene encoding GPI mannosyltransferase 1 isoform X1 has protein sequence MSDQRNAGVIGDRGSIAREKKIWGFGDWFPTKMCGSINFGRMMVISAFLRLGLIAYGEWQDAHMEVRYTDIDYFVFSDAAALVATGKSPFERSTYRYSPLLAFLLIPNLILHQSWGKLLFSSADLLVGLFVDIILKLRSVPETLRLLSVAVWLFNPFTFTIGTRGNCEPIVCAMILWIIICIMNGKVIQAAFWYGLVVHFRIYPIIYALPFVLVLNNQHARPRECILKKGSPRSGVTDPSSRARVVKPSTTSWKQLFCPWDLLRSNITINSFLFGLISGSIFFFCTALFFKLYGWEFLNEGLLYHLTRTDPRHNFSIYFYHIYLHHQHKFSLVEKLISFLPQLMVQLALIFRFAADLPFCLFLQTVAFVAFNKVITAQYFVWFFCLLPLILPWSSMKLKWKGLICISLWMGSQLHWLLWGYILEFKGQNVFIQLWLASLLFLAANTVILLMVIHHHKFSRVFSPSLSAPDSTDTKKLD, from the exons ATGAGTGATCAGAGGAATGCTGGTGTGATTGGTGATCGAGGATCTATCGCGAGGGAAA AAAAAATCTGGGGTTTTGGTGATTGGTTCCCCACCAAAATGTGTGGATCCATCAATTTCGGGCGAATGATGGTGATCTCGGCATTCCTTCGGCTGGGTCTAATAGCTTATGGTGAGTGGCAGGATGCACACATGGAGGTCCGCTATACTGACATTGACTACTTTGTCTTCTCTGATGCTGCTGCACTTGTCGCTACGGGGAAATCCCCCTTTGAGAGGTCAACATACCGATACTCGCCTCTCCTTGCCTTCTTGCTTATACCGAACTTGATTCTACACCAGTCTTGGGGCAAACTTCTCTTCTCCTCTGCTg ATTTGCTAGTCGGTTTGTTTGTGGACATTATTTTGAAGCTTCGCAGTGTACCTGAAACTTTACGGTTGCTATCTGTTGCGGTTTGGCTTTTCAACCCCTTTACCTTCACCATTGGTACCAGGGGAAATTGTGAGCCTATTGTTTGCGCGATGATTCTGTGGATTATAATTTGTATCATGAATG GAAAAGTGATTCAGGCTGCCTTTTGGTATGGCTTGGTTGTCCACTTCAGAATCTATCCAATCATATATGCCCTTCCTTTTGTCCTCGTCTTAAATAATCAACATGCCAGACCTAGGGAGTGCATTCTTAAAAAGGGGAGCCCCAGATCAGGAGTTACAGATCCATCTTCTAGGGCCAGGGTTGTTAAACCATCAACCACAAGCTGGAAACAGTTGTTTTGTCCATGGGATCTGCTTCGAAGCAACATAACAATCAATAGTTTTCTCTTTGGGCTGATCTCTGGGTCCATATTCTTCTTTTGCACTGCTCTATTCTTCAAGCTTTATGGGTGGGAGTTTCTAAATGAAGGATTGTTGTATCATCTTACACGGACTGATCCAAGACACAATTTCTCAATATACTTCTACCACATATATCTTCATCACCAGCACAAGTTCTCATTGGTGGAGAAACTTATTTCCTTTCTGCCTCAGTTGATGGTGCAACTGGCTCTTATTTTCCGTTTTGCAGCAGACCTCCCATTCTGCCTTTTTCTGCAGACTGTTGCTTTTGTTGCATTTAACAAG GTGATTACTGCACAGTACTTTGTGTGGTTCTTCTGCTTGTTGCCTTTGATTCTTCCATGGAGCAGTATGAAACTCAAATGGAAAGGTCTGATCTGCATATCTTTGTGGATGGGATCTCAGCTTCACTGGCTTCTTTGGGGATACATTTTAGAATTCAAGGGCCAGAATGTCTTCATCCAGTTATGGCTGGCAAGCTTACTATTTTTGGCTGCAAACACTGTCATCCTACTCATGGTTATTCATCACCATAAATTTTCTAGAGTTTTTAGCCCATCACTCAGTGCTCCTGATTCTACTGATACTAAAAAATTGGATTAA
- the LOC120261114 gene encoding GPI mannosyltransferase 1 isoform X2, whose amino-acid sequence MCGSINFGRMMVISAFLRLGLIAYGEWQDAHMEVRYTDIDYFVFSDAAALVATGKSPFERSTYRYSPLLAFLLIPNLILHQSWGKLLFSSADLLVGLFVDIILKLRSVPETLRLLSVAVWLFNPFTFTIGTRGNCEPIVCAMILWIIICIMNGKVIQAAFWYGLVVHFRIYPIIYALPFVLVLNNQHARPRECILKKGSPRSGVTDPSSRARVVKPSTTSWKQLFCPWDLLRSNITINSFLFGLISGSIFFFCTALFFKLYGWEFLNEGLLYHLTRTDPRHNFSIYFYHIYLHHQHKFSLVEKLISFLPQLMVQLALIFRFAADLPFCLFLQTVAFVAFNKVITAQYFVWFFCLLPLILPWSSMKLKWKGLICISLWMGSQLHWLLWGYILEFKGQNVFIQLWLASLLFLAANTVILLMVIHHHKFSRVFSPSLSAPDSTDTKKLD is encoded by the exons ATGTGTGGATCCATCAATTTCGGGCGAATGATGGTGATCTCGGCATTCCTTCGGCTGGGTCTAATAGCTTATGGTGAGTGGCAGGATGCACACATGGAGGTCCGCTATACTGACATTGACTACTTTGTCTTCTCTGATGCTGCTGCACTTGTCGCTACGGGGAAATCCCCCTTTGAGAGGTCAACATACCGATACTCGCCTCTCCTTGCCTTCTTGCTTATACCGAACTTGATTCTACACCAGTCTTGGGGCAAACTTCTCTTCTCCTCTGCTg ATTTGCTAGTCGGTTTGTTTGTGGACATTATTTTGAAGCTTCGCAGTGTACCTGAAACTTTACGGTTGCTATCTGTTGCGGTTTGGCTTTTCAACCCCTTTACCTTCACCATTGGTACCAGGGGAAATTGTGAGCCTATTGTTTGCGCGATGATTCTGTGGATTATAATTTGTATCATGAATG GAAAAGTGATTCAGGCTGCCTTTTGGTATGGCTTGGTTGTCCACTTCAGAATCTATCCAATCATATATGCCCTTCCTTTTGTCCTCGTCTTAAATAATCAACATGCCAGACCTAGGGAGTGCATTCTTAAAAAGGGGAGCCCCAGATCAGGAGTTACAGATCCATCTTCTAGGGCCAGGGTTGTTAAACCATCAACCACAAGCTGGAAACAGTTGTTTTGTCCATGGGATCTGCTTCGAAGCAACATAACAATCAATAGTTTTCTCTTTGGGCTGATCTCTGGGTCCATATTCTTCTTTTGCACTGCTCTATTCTTCAAGCTTTATGGGTGGGAGTTTCTAAATGAAGGATTGTTGTATCATCTTACACGGACTGATCCAAGACACAATTTCTCAATATACTTCTACCACATATATCTTCATCACCAGCACAAGTTCTCATTGGTGGAGAAACTTATTTCCTTTCTGCCTCAGTTGATGGTGCAACTGGCTCTTATTTTCCGTTTTGCAGCAGACCTCCCATTCTGCCTTTTTCTGCAGACTGTTGCTTTTGTTGCATTTAACAAG GTGATTACTGCACAGTACTTTGTGTGGTTCTTCTGCTTGTTGCCTTTGATTCTTCCATGGAGCAGTATGAAACTCAAATGGAAAGGTCTGATCTGCATATCTTTGTGGATGGGATCTCAGCTTCACTGGCTTCTTTGGGGATACATTTTAGAATTCAAGGGCCAGAATGTCTTCATCCAGTTATGGCTGGCAAGCTTACTATTTTTGGCTGCAAACACTGTCATCCTACTCATGGTTATTCATCACCATAAATTTTCTAGAGTTTTTAGCCCATCACTCAGTGCTCCTGATTCTACTGATACTAAAAAATTGGATTAA
- the LOC120261114 gene encoding GPI mannosyltransferase 1 isoform X3 encodes MEVRYTDIDYFVFSDAAALVATGKSPFERSTYRYSPLLAFLLIPNLILHQSWGKLLFSSADLLVGLFVDIILKLRSVPETLRLLSVAVWLFNPFTFTIGTRGNCEPIVCAMILWIIICIMNGKVIQAAFWYGLVVHFRIYPIIYALPFVLVLNNQHARPRECILKKGSPRSGVTDPSSRARVVKPSTTSWKQLFCPWDLLRSNITINSFLFGLISGSIFFFCTALFFKLYGWEFLNEGLLYHLTRTDPRHNFSIYFYHIYLHHQHKFSLVEKLISFLPQLMVQLALIFRFAADLPFCLFLQTVAFVAFNKVITAQYFVWFFCLLPLILPWSSMKLKWKGLICISLWMGSQLHWLLWGYILEFKGQNVFIQLWLASLLFLAANTVILLMVIHHHKFSRVFSPSLSAPDSTDTKKLD; translated from the exons ATGGAGGTCCGCTATACTGACATTGACTACTTTGTCTTCTCTGATGCTGCTGCACTTGTCGCTACGGGGAAATCCCCCTTTGAGAGGTCAACATACCGATACTCGCCTCTCCTTGCCTTCTTGCTTATACCGAACTTGATTCTACACCAGTCTTGGGGCAAACTTCTCTTCTCCTCTGCTg ATTTGCTAGTCGGTTTGTTTGTGGACATTATTTTGAAGCTTCGCAGTGTACCTGAAACTTTACGGTTGCTATCTGTTGCGGTTTGGCTTTTCAACCCCTTTACCTTCACCATTGGTACCAGGGGAAATTGTGAGCCTATTGTTTGCGCGATGATTCTGTGGATTATAATTTGTATCATGAATG GAAAAGTGATTCAGGCTGCCTTTTGGTATGGCTTGGTTGTCCACTTCAGAATCTATCCAATCATATATGCCCTTCCTTTTGTCCTCGTCTTAAATAATCAACATGCCAGACCTAGGGAGTGCATTCTTAAAAAGGGGAGCCCCAGATCAGGAGTTACAGATCCATCTTCTAGGGCCAGGGTTGTTAAACCATCAACCACAAGCTGGAAACAGTTGTTTTGTCCATGGGATCTGCTTCGAAGCAACATAACAATCAATAGTTTTCTCTTTGGGCTGATCTCTGGGTCCATATTCTTCTTTTGCACTGCTCTATTCTTCAAGCTTTATGGGTGGGAGTTTCTAAATGAAGGATTGTTGTATCATCTTACACGGACTGATCCAAGACACAATTTCTCAATATACTTCTACCACATATATCTTCATCACCAGCACAAGTTCTCATTGGTGGAGAAACTTATTTCCTTTCTGCCTCAGTTGATGGTGCAACTGGCTCTTATTTTCCGTTTTGCAGCAGACCTCCCATTCTGCCTTTTTCTGCAGACTGTTGCTTTTGTTGCATTTAACAAG GTGATTACTGCACAGTACTTTGTGTGGTTCTTCTGCTTGTTGCCTTTGATTCTTCCATGGAGCAGTATGAAACTCAAATGGAAAGGTCTGATCTGCATATCTTTGTGGATGGGATCTCAGCTTCACTGGCTTCTTTGGGGATACATTTTAGAATTCAAGGGCCAGAATGTCTTCATCCAGTTATGGCTGGCAAGCTTACTATTTTTGGCTGCAAACACTGTCATCCTACTCATGGTTATTCATCACCATAAATTTTCTAGAGTTTTTAGCCCATCACTCAGTGCTCCTGATTCTACTGATACTAAAAAATTGGATTAA